In a genomic window of Glycine max cultivar Williams 82 chromosome 13, Glycine_max_v4.0, whole genome shotgun sequence:
- the LOC100819700 gene encoding serine carboxypeptidase-like 31 isoform X1, whose amino-acid sequence MDNIIYTLVLILFLSLKASSVSSRDRQWGGVRRKLSFGDHNNGDLVTNLPGQPPVDFQHYAGYVTVNETNGRALFYWFYEAMTKPQDKPLVLWLNGGPGCSSVGYGATQEIGPFLVDTDGKGLKFNNFSWNKEANILFLESPVGVGFSYSNTTSEYARLGDDFTANDAYTFLHNWFLKFPSYITRTFYIAGESYAGKYVPELAELIHDRNKDPSLHIDLKGILLGNPETSDAEDWSGMVDYAWSHAVISDETYKTIKASCEFNSSDPWSNKDCTQGVDETLKQYNEIDIYSLYTSVCFASTARSNDQSKKMVMNRSSKMMPRIMGGYDPCLDNYAKTFYNRPDVQKALHASDGYNLRNWSICNENIFKGWAQSKPSVIPIYKKLISAGLRIWVYSGDTDGRVPVLSTRYSLSILGLPITKRWRPWYHEKEVSGWYQEYEGLTFATFRGAGHAVPCFKPSNSLAFFYSFLLGESPPSTK is encoded by the exons ATGGACAATATAATCTACACTTTAGTTTTGATACTTTTTCTATCTCTGAAGGCCAGTAGTGTTTCTTCTAGAGATAGACAATGGGGCGGTGTGAGGAGAAAATTGAGCTTTGGGGATCATAATAATGGTGATCTTGTGACTAACTTGCCTGGCCAGCCTCCTGTAGATTTTCAGCACTATGCTGGATATGTCACAGTCAACGAAACCAATGGCCGAGCACTCTTTTATTGGTTCTATGAGGCCATGACCAAGCCTCAAGACAAACCATTAGTGCTGTGGCTTAATGGAG GTCCTGGGTGCTCTTCTGTGGGATATGGAGCAACACAGGAGATTGGCCCATTTTTAGTGGACACCGATGGCAAGGGCCTTAAATTCAATAACTTTTCATGGAACAAAG AGGCCAACATTTTATTCCTGGAATCTCCTGTTGGAGTTGGCTTTTCCTATTCAAATACAACCAGCGAATATGCACGACTGGGAGATGACTTCACAG CTAATGATGCTTACACTTTTCTGCACAATTGGTTCCTCAAGTTTCCATCATATATAACAAGGACATTTTATATAGCAGGAGAGAGCTATGCAG GAAAGTATGTACCGGAGCTAGCTGAACTCATCCACGATAGAAACAAGGACCCTTCCCTTCACATTGATCTCAAGGGAATTTTG CTGGGCAACCCTGAAACATCTGATGCTGAGGACTGGTCAGGTATGGTTGATTATGCTTGGAGCCATGCAGTGATATCTGATGAAACTTACAAAACTATCAAAGCAAGCTGTGAGTTCAATAGCAGTGATCCGTGGAGTAACAAAGATTGTACTCAAGGAGTGGATGAAACACTCAAACAGTACAATGAAATTGATATCTACAGCCTCTACACCTCTGTCTGCTTCGCTAGTACAGCGCGGTCAAACGATCAATCcaagaaaatggtgatgaatCGCTCATCTAAAATG ATGCCACGGATCATGGGAGGTTATGATCCATGTTTGGATAATTATGctaaaactttttataatagACCAGATGTTCAGAAGGCACTCCATGCCAGTGATGGTTACAATCTGAGGAATTGGAGTATTTGCAA TGAAAACATATTCAAGGGCTGGGCACAATCGAAGCCTTCTGTTATCCCAATCTACAAGAAGCTTATTTCAGCAGGACTTAGGATTTGGGTTTACAG TGGAGACACTGATGGTAGGGTGCCAGTGCTATCAACAAGATACAGCTTAAGTATTCTAGGTTTGCCTATCACTAAGAGATGGAGGCCTTGGTACCATGAAAAGGAG GTTAGTGGGTGGTATCAAGAATACGAGGGGCTTACGTTTGCGACATTTCGGGGAGCTGGCCATGCAGTGCCTTGTTTCAAACCAAGCAACTCATTGGCATTCTTCTATTCCTTTCTTCTTGGAGAATCACCACCGTCCacaaaataa
- the LOC100819162 gene encoding enoyl-CoA delta isomerase 2, peroxisomal translates to MCSLEKRGNAWVLTLDGDDGDVQHRLNPTLIDSLLSTLNRLASQATPGSVLVTTATGKFFSNGFDLSWARAAASASAATDRLQFMVDSLKPVLAAIMSLPMPTIVAINGHASAAGFLLAVSHDYVLMRSDRGVLYMPEVDLGLPLPGYFAAVIRSKIRSPAVMRDLVLGGAKLTAAEAVRMGIVDSAHDSAESTVEAAMRLGEQLARRKWVGEVYAEIRKSLYPDACKVLGLTQKAIVSKI, encoded by the coding sequence atgtgtaGCCTCGAGAAGCGTGGCAACGCCTGGGTACTAACCCTCGACGGCGACGACGGCGACGTCCAACACCGCCTCAACCCAACCCTAATTGATTCCCTCCTCTCAACGCTTAACCGTCTCGCATCTCAAGCCACTCCCGGCTCCGTCCTCGTCACCACCGCCACCGGCAAATTCTTCTCCAACGGCTTCGACCTTTCCTGGGCGCGCGCCGCCGCTTCCGCCTCCGCCGCCACCGACCGCCTCCAGTTCATGGTGGACTCCCTCAAGCCCGTCTTGGCGGCGATCATGTCCCTTCCCATGCCCACCATCGTCGCCATCAACGGCCACGCCTCCGCCGCCGGGTTCCTCCTCGCGGTCAGCCACGATTACGTCCTCATGCGCAGCGACCGCGGCGTGCTCTACATGCCGGAGGTAGACCTCGGGCTGCCGCTGCCGGGCTACTTCGCCGCCGTCATAAGGTCCAAGATCAGGTCCCCGGCGGTGATGCGCGACTTGGTGCTGGGCGGCGCGAAGCTAACGGCGGCGGAGGCGGTGAGGATGGGAATCGTGGATTCGGCGCACGATAGCGCGGAGAGCACGGTGGAGGCTGCAATGCGCCTGGGGGAGCAGTTGGCACGGAGGAAGTGGGTGGGTGAAGTGTACGCAGAGATAAGGAAAAGTCTTTACCCAGACGCGTGTAAGGTTCTAGGGTTGACTCAGAAAGCGATCGTCTCCAAGATCTGA
- the LOC100792372 gene encoding NAC transcription factor 25 translates to MYSMDSSSSGSQFSQHPQLPPGFRFHPTDEELVVQYLKKKADSVPLPVSIIAEVDLYKFDPWELPSKATFGDQEWYFFSPRDRKYPNGTRPNRAATSGYWKATGTDKPILASHGHHNKVGVKKSLVFYGGKPPKGVKTNWIMHEYRLADSSSNSSSKPPSSASDHAHSGKKNSLRLDDWVLCRIYKKSNSTHLPRLPLMEQNKEISREISMLPMMSTLSMANDNNTPQDSKTASSRSTSYGPLGVENDDNFFDGIFGVDHQSMQQDVSDHSQQVSSKGNFPMKRELSSQFWNGTGSSSSSRQFHYDLNYAGNSTTVEEDNSFVSLLSHLPQNTTTFHPNALLGPVGNGVLRQQFQLPSMNWNT, encoded by the exons ATGTATAGCATGGATTCATCATCTTCTGGATCTCAGTTTTCTCAGCACCCACAACTCCCTCCAGGGTTTCGATTCCACCCCACAGATGAAGAGCTAGTGGTTCAGTACCTCAAGAAAAAAGCAGACTCTGTTCCTCTTCCTGTTTCCATCATCGCCGAGGTTGATCTCTACAAGTTTGACCCATGGGAACTCCCAA gtAAAGCAACTTTTGGTGATCAAGAATGGTACTTTTTCAGCCCAAGGGATAGGAAATACCCAAATGGGACAAGGCCTAACAGAGCTGCTACTTCTGGGTATTGGAAAGCAACCGGAACTGACAAGCCCATACTTGCATCTCATGGTCACCACAACAAAGTTGGAGTCAAGAAATCACTTGTTTTCTATGGTGGAAAGCCTCCAAAAGGTGTTAAAACCAATTGGATCATGCACGAGTACAGGCTTGCTGATAGCTCCTCAAACTCTAGCTCAAAACCTCCTTCTTCGGCTTCAGATCATGCACACAGTGGCAAGAAAAACTCCTTGAGG ctTGATGATTGGGTTTTGTGCCGAATATACAAGAAAAGCAACAGTACCCACCTGCCAAGGTTACCTTTGATGGAGCAGAATAAGGAGATTTCTAGGGAGATTTCTATGCTACCAATGATGTCAACTTTGTCAATGGCTAATGATAACAACACTCCTCAGGATTCCAAAACTGCGTCTTCTAGAAGCACAAGTTATGGACCCCTTGGAGTAGAAAATGATGATAATTTCTTTGATGGAATCTTTGGAGTTGATCATCAGAGCATGCAGCAAGATGTTTCTGATCATTCCCAACAAGTGTCTTCAAAGGGAAACTTCCCTATGAAAAGGGAACTTTCGTCACAGTTTTGGAATGGCACAGGGTCATCCTCTTCAAGCAGGCAATTCCATTACGATCTTAATTATGCTGGAAACAGCACTACTGTTGAGGAAGACAATTCCTTCGTTTCTCTGCTTAGCCACCTTCCACAGAACACAACAACGTTTCACCCAAATGCGCTTCTTGGCCCTGTTGGTAATGGTGTATTGAGGCAACAGTTTCAACTTCCAAGCATGAATTGGAATACTTAG
- the LOC100819700 gene encoding serine carboxypeptidase-like 31 isoform X2 codes for MTKPQDKPLVLWLNGGPGCSSVGYGATQEIGPFLVDTDGKGLKFNNFSWNKEANILFLESPVGVGFSYSNTTSEYARLGDDFTANDAYTFLHNWFLKFPSYITRTFYIAGESYAGKYVPELAELIHDRNKDPSLHIDLKGILLGNPETSDAEDWSGMVDYAWSHAVISDETYKTIKASCEFNSSDPWSNKDCTQGVDETLKQYNEIDIYSLYTSVCFASTARSNDQSKKMVMNRSSKMMPRIMGGYDPCLDNYAKTFYNRPDVQKALHASDGYNLRNWSICNENIFKGWAQSKPSVIPIYKKLISAGLRIWVYSGDTDGRVPVLSTRYSLSILGLPITKRWRPWYHEKEVSGWYQEYEGLTFATFRGAGHAVPCFKPSNSLAFFYSFLLGESPPSTK; via the exons ATGACCAAGCCTCAAGACAAACCATTAGTGCTGTGGCTTAATGGAG GTCCTGGGTGCTCTTCTGTGGGATATGGAGCAACACAGGAGATTGGCCCATTTTTAGTGGACACCGATGGCAAGGGCCTTAAATTCAATAACTTTTCATGGAACAAAG AGGCCAACATTTTATTCCTGGAATCTCCTGTTGGAGTTGGCTTTTCCTATTCAAATACAACCAGCGAATATGCACGACTGGGAGATGACTTCACAG CTAATGATGCTTACACTTTTCTGCACAATTGGTTCCTCAAGTTTCCATCATATATAACAAGGACATTTTATATAGCAGGAGAGAGCTATGCAG GAAAGTATGTACCGGAGCTAGCTGAACTCATCCACGATAGAAACAAGGACCCTTCCCTTCACATTGATCTCAAGGGAATTTTG CTGGGCAACCCTGAAACATCTGATGCTGAGGACTGGTCAGGTATGGTTGATTATGCTTGGAGCCATGCAGTGATATCTGATGAAACTTACAAAACTATCAAAGCAAGCTGTGAGTTCAATAGCAGTGATCCGTGGAGTAACAAAGATTGTACTCAAGGAGTGGATGAAACACTCAAACAGTACAATGAAATTGATATCTACAGCCTCTACACCTCTGTCTGCTTCGCTAGTACAGCGCGGTCAAACGATCAATCcaagaaaatggtgatgaatCGCTCATCTAAAATG ATGCCACGGATCATGGGAGGTTATGATCCATGTTTGGATAATTATGctaaaactttttataatagACCAGATGTTCAGAAGGCACTCCATGCCAGTGATGGTTACAATCTGAGGAATTGGAGTATTTGCAA TGAAAACATATTCAAGGGCTGGGCACAATCGAAGCCTTCTGTTATCCCAATCTACAAGAAGCTTATTTCAGCAGGACTTAGGATTTGGGTTTACAG TGGAGACACTGATGGTAGGGTGCCAGTGCTATCAACAAGATACAGCTTAAGTATTCTAGGTTTGCCTATCACTAAGAGATGGAGGCCTTGGTACCATGAAAAGGAG GTTAGTGGGTGGTATCAAGAATACGAGGGGCTTACGTTTGCGACATTTCGGGGAGCTGGCCATGCAGTGCCTTGTTTCAAACCAAGCAACTCATTGGCATTCTTCTATTCCTTTCTTCTTGGAGAATCACCACCGTCCacaaaataa